In a single window of the Streptomyces sp. NBC_00285 genome:
- a CDS encoding RidA family protein, with protein sequence MTEKTALTPKTHTTPPAKFSHGVRKGNILQVAGQVGFLPAEEGRPPTPAGPTLREQTLQTLANVRAILEEGGASWDDAMMIRVYLTDVDHFAEMNAIYNTYFEEQGLTAPPAARTTVYVGLPAGLLIEIDALAVLG encoded by the coding sequence ATGACCGAGAAGACCGCACTCACCCCGAAGACTCACACCACCCCGCCCGCGAAGTTCTCCCACGGGGTCAGGAAGGGCAACATCCTCCAGGTCGCCGGACAGGTCGGCTTCCTTCCGGCGGAGGAGGGCAGGCCCCCCACGCCCGCCGGTCCCACCCTGCGCGAGCAGACCCTCCAGACCCTCGCCAACGTCAGGGCGATCCTGGAGGAGGGCGGCGCCTCCTGGGACGACGCCATGATGATCCGCGTCTATCTGACGGACGTGGACCACTTCGCCGAGATGAACGCCATCTACAACACCTACTTCGAGGAGCAGGGCCTCACCGCGCCCCCGGCCGCCCGCACGACGGTCTACGTCGGCCTTCCCGCCGGGCTCCTCATCGAGATCGACGCGCTGGCCGTCCTCGGCTGA